One region of Armigeres subalbatus isolate Guangzhou_Male chromosome 3, GZ_Asu_2, whole genome shotgun sequence genomic DNA includes:
- the LOC134222753 gene encoding zinc finger protein 883-like has protein sequence MSQFVILKIEPVENIIEESYAEVESVSHTSEPGSLTNEELVNETCEIVVSDYVMLKPDDDVDWNETVDEIEYAAKCKPKRSMKPLLKKKPVQSEDELKRKERTLYTVIKIPPRSHVCCGCLQIFTCAEDLEVHRQTNHVWKKESLTKPSEKVLCNGCLRKYDSTYGVNRHKKRVRALKKIWECKQCNLRLKVPGKRREHLKTHTDDDHVTVISQFKENIKQELAEMIAHAHASHWIDKQQANLESGHLPEQCQVCYRRFSNKVRLTSHQRRVYRQKNMECPHCDEKFSSTVLLNRHELNEHGIGTVQCEICEKTYSNKYTLSKHIEHMHTNDNIHQCNVCGLTFRQSGGLKKHMLNHIDDREYECKICSKTFKAKLNLQHHMRIHTGERPYKCRYCDHAFAHHTNCRRHEMTHTGEKPHKCSRCDKAFILKRMLVEHEKSHMCDQ, from the exons ATGTCTCAGtttgtaattttaaaaattgaaccaGTGGAAAATATAATTGAGGAATCATACGCCGAAGTTGAATCCGTGAGTCATACTTCTGAACCAGGGAGCTTAACAAATGAAGAGCTAGTTAACgaaacttgcgaaattgtagtCTCAGATTATGTAATGCTTAAACCGGATGATGATGTCGATTGGAATGAAACTGTTGATGAGATAGAATATGCTGCAAAATGCAAACCAAAGCGAAGCATGAAACCGTTGCTTAAGAAAAAGCCTGTTCAAAGTGAAGATGAATTGAAACGCAAAGAGCGAACCCTGTATACGGTTATCAAAATTCCGCCACGTAGCCATGTTTGTTGTGGCTGTTTGCAAATATTCACTTGCGCTGAAGATTTGGAAGTCCATCGTCAGACAAATCATGTTTGGAAAAAAGAGAGCCTAACGAAACCTAGCGAAAAAGTACTTTGCAACGGTTGCCTACGCAAGTACGACTCGACGTATGGTGTGAACAGACACAAAAAGCGCGTCCGGGCGTTAAAAAAGATTTGGGAATGTAAACAATGCAATCTTCGATTGAAAGTCCCCGGCAAACGGCGGGAGCATCTTAAAACCCACACAGACGATGATCACGTTACCGTGATATCACAATTCAAGGAAAATATAAAACAGGAACTTG CGGAAATGATCGCTCATGCGCACGCATCCCACTGGATCGACAAGCAGCAAGCAAACCTAGAGTCCGGACATTTGCCAGAACAATGTCAGGTCTGCTACCGACGATTTTCCAATAAAGTTCGGCTAACCAGCCATCAGAGACGGGTTTACCGTCAAAAGAACATGGAGTGCCCTCATTGTGATGAAAAGTTCTCATCTACTGTTCTACTGAATAGGCACGAATTAAATGAACATGGCATCGGTACCGTTCAATGTGAGATTTGCGAAAAGACTTATTCTAATAAGTACACCTTGAGTAAGCACATAGAACACATGCATACAAATGACAATATCCATCAG TGTAATGTTTGCGGTTTAACATTCAGACAGAGTGGTGGCTTGAAGAAACATATGTTGAATCATATAGACGATCGGGAGTACGAATGCAAG ATATGCTCAAAAACGTTCAAAGCGAAATTGAACTTGCAACATCATATGCGAATTCACACAGGTGAACGTCCGTATAAATGTAGGTATTGCGACCATGCCTTCGCTCATCATACCAACTGTAGGAGACATGAGATGACTCATACTG GCGAAAAGCCCCACAAGTGCTCACGTTGTGACAAAGCATTTATTTTAAAGCGAATGCTAGTAGAACATGAAAAATCGCATATGT GCGACCAATAG